From one Passer domesticus isolate bPasDom1 unplaced genomic scaffold, bPasDom1.hap1 HAP1_SCAFFOLD_149, whole genome shotgun sequence genomic stretch:
- the LOC135291927 gene encoding RNA polymerase II elongation factor ELL2-like, with the protein MPTNPAKFFQRLSRTVSQRPIRDRVIHLLALKNYKKPELLSHLEREGVVEKDKESLGKILQEVANLDANENAFSLKEHFFKDIQEDWPGYTERDRQTLEVTLSQKPTPSQNATSTSQSPSLGPSEGDTPPRTAQKRPLAFDFLNPVMGKKQKIDQEPSDVQPAAGGHSPSFLDLPSTSCSILKLSPSVRLISTSTREKQQKNKVQTHSEFPVSARVQGKTPKSEGEEAEVRGAQQNNPCPVPGKKRMVPVRLADIDWSGCAAVYGRPYRDRVIHLLALRDYKEPELLARLQRDGVRPKDKDSLGKILQQVANLNAKENSFSLKEHLFQTLQTDWPGYSKIERENLKLILSRKSAPSQNTTSSSQATSPRPSERDAPARPAQKRPRASGFVSSVRRKKQRTEQ; encoded by the exons ATGCCCACGAACCCTGCCAAATTCTTCCAGAGACTTTCCAGGACTGTTTCCCAACGACCCATCAGAGACAGGGTGATTCATTTACTGGCTCTGAAGAATTACAAGAAGCCAGAGCTACTTTCCCACTTAGAGAGAGAGGGAGTTGTGGAAAAGGACAAGGAATCTCTTGGAAAGATCCTTCAGGAG GTAGCCAACCTGGATGCAAATGAGAATGCTTTCAGCTTGAAGGAACATTTCTTTAAAGACATTCAGGAAGATTGGCCTGGCTACACTGAAAGAGATAGACAGACATTGGAGGTGACCCTTTCTCA AAAACCAACTCCATCTCAGAatgccaccagcaccagccagtcaccatctctgggACCTTCTGAAGGAGATACTCCACCCAGAActgctcag AAACGGCCTCTGGCTTTTGACTTTCTCAATCCTGTGATGGGCAAGAAGCAGAAAATTGACCAGGAGCCCAGTGAtgtccagccagcagctggtggccactCTCCTTCTTTCTTGGACCTGCCTTCCACATCCTGTTCAATTTTGAAGCTGTCTCCAAGTGTCAGATTGATTTCCACTTCCACCCGtgaaaaacaacagaagaaTAAGGTTCAGACACATTctgaattcccagtgtctgccAGGGTGCAGGGGAAGACTCCCAAGTCCGAGG GAGAAGAAGCAGAGGTCAGAGGAGCCCAACAGAACAATCCATGTCCTGTGCCTGGGAAGAAGAGGATGGTGCCTGTGAGACTTGCAGACATCGACTGGAGCGGCTGCGCTGCTGTTTACGGCCGACCCTACAGGGACAGGGTGATTCATCTGCTTGCTCTGAGGGATTACAAGGAGCCAGAGTTACTTGCTCGGCTGCAGAGAGATGGAGTCAGGCCAAAGGACAAGGACTCCCTTGGAAAGATCCTTCAGCAG GTAGCCAACCTGAATGCAAAGGAGAATTCCTTCAGTCTGAAGGAACATCTATTTCAAACCCTTCAGACTGATTGGCCTGGCTACAGTAAAATTGAGAGAGAGAATTTGAAATTAATACTTTCTAG AAAATCAGCTCCATCTCAgaacaccaccagcagcagccaagcaacgtctccaaggccttctgagagagatgctccagcaagacctgctcag